A stretch of Xenopus laevis strain J_2021 chromosome 8S, Xenopus_laevis_v10.1, whole genome shotgun sequence DNA encodes these proteins:
- the picalml.S gene encoding phosphatidylinositol binding clathrin assembly protein like S homeolog, whose translation MNVNIPQLADTLFERTANGSWVVVYKALITTHHLMMYGNERFIQYLASRNTLFNLNNFLDRGAMQGYDMSTFIRRYSRYLNEKALSYRLVAVDFTKMKRGVDGVMRTMATEKLLKTLSIIQNQLDALLDFDASRNELTNGVINTGFMLLFKDSIRLFAAYNEGVINLLEKYFDMKKNQCKEALDIYKKFLARMTKLSEFLKVAEQVGIDQGDIPDLTQAPSSLLDALEQHLASLEGKKTKEVSAASRASTLSTAVSTLATTGMSFSKMDERERQQALEEEQARLQALKEQRLKEISVGSNSISTSASPSTLSGKSMNASASVDLISAPAPTTNSMPNLTSDLFDLQPTFVPTVQSTPAIATSVNTWGGPFSSSNGVSSPPHMDIFDMQPVEEVVKPTPTFSSASFASNQTMGFLSGKPLLLFYCSHHHILMLPSSWTESIRSSF comes from the exons ATGAATGTAAACATCCCTCAGCTGGCTGACACACTTTTTGAGAGAACAGCAAATGGTAGCTGGGTTGTAGTATACAAAGCTCTCATCACAACGCATCACCTCATGATGTATGGCAATGAG aGATTTATTCAGTATCTTGCATCCAGAAATACATTGTTTAATCTTAACAACTTCTTGGATAGAGGTGCCATGCAAG gCTATGATATGTCAACTTTCATCAGGCGCTATAGCAGATACTTAAATGAAAAAGCACTTTCCTATAGACTTGTGGCTGTTGACTTCACCAAAATGAAAAGAGG gGTAGATGGAGTGATGAGAACCATGGCTACGGAAAAGCTTTTGAAAACACTTTCAATCATTCAGAACCAGCTAGATGCTCTCCTAGATTTTGAT GCAAGTCGAAACGAGTTAACAAATGGTGTTATAAACACTGGTTTCATGCTTCTTTTCAAAGACTCTATAAGGTTATTTGCAGCTTATAATGAAGGCGTCATTAACTTGCTAG AAAAGTACTTTGACATGAAAAAGAACCAGTGTAAAGAAGCTCTGGATATCTATAAAAAATTTCTTGCTAGAATGACAAAGCTTTCAGAGTTCCTCAAAGTCGCAGAG CAAGTTGGAATTGATCAGGGTGACATTCCAGACCTTACTCAG GCACCCAGCAGTTTGCTGGATGCCCTCGAACAGCACTTGGCATCTcttgaagggaaaaaaacaaaagaagtcTCTGCTGCCAGCAG agctaGTACCTTGTCAACTGCTGTTTCTACCCTTGCTACAACAGGAATGTCTTTTAGCAAAATGGATGAAAGAGAGAGACAACAGGCTCTTGAAGAAGAGCAAGCAAGACTGCAAGCACTTAAG GAACAAAGACTAAAAGAAATTTCTGTTGGATCAAATTCTATATCTACATCTGCATCCCCAAGCACTTTATCTGGCAAAAGCATGAATGCTTCTGCATCTGTGGATTTGATTTCTGCACCTGCACCAACAACAAACAG CATGCCCAACCTTACCAGTGATCTATTTGATCTCCAACCAACTTTTGTGCCCACTGTACAAAGCACTCCTGCCATTGCCACTTCTGTCAACACCTGGGGAG GACCGTTTTCCTCATCAAATGGTGTCAGTTCCCCACCACATATGGACATCTTTGATATGCAGCCTGTTGAAGAAGTAGTGAAGCCTACCCCAACATTCAGTTCAGCTTCCTTTGCCTCAAATCAAACAATGGGATTTCTTAGTGGTAAACCGCTTTTGCTGTTTTACTGTTCTCACCATCATATTTTAATGCTTCCCTCCAGCTGGACCGAGTCGATTCGGTCTTCGTTCTGA